From the Pleurodeles waltl isolate 20211129_DDA chromosome 6, aPleWal1.hap1.20221129, whole genome shotgun sequence genome, the window gactggctttactatgagtgatagcattctgctcttccacaaggagtatgTTAGCAGCAAAGTAGTTTGGGTCAGTGCCAGGAACATTTTGAGAGCAAAAAACCTTttatgctttttgccaatgtttgttagagtGATGAGCACCTGACAACTCCCACAATAATAAAGAGTTACAAaacccatgtcaaaacaagacaggcaTTGAGAAAACCAAAAAGACTGACACCCCATGTTGGATCGCTTGGCTTTGCCAGAGCgtgtttattttcttgtttcccacaatcttgttgaaaatgattagactgattttccattatgaatattttttgaattacTAGCATGCATCACcacgttttactaaatgatgcttcaaagaaatagtacctaaaatttgaCAGTAACTTATCCAaactttttttctgaacattttattttgaaagcaaagaatcatcagtctcgcttacaagcttctgcaaatatttgcatctaatcagagatcaTTCTGGGAGCATTAGACATAGCAtcctattgttaaacttttcaaacttgtgtacacttttttttttattcaaaccacTTTCAGTAgtacagtgtgaccttaaaatgtttacttagagcgctcaccctaataataaaggctttacactaatgaactataaatacaagttcTAACAGCCATAACATATTGACACAAATATTACTCAACAGCAGACAGTTAATTTCTCTCtaaactggcagtcaaagggtttgtgctgcagggggttgggcctacttgtcctaaaaacaaaataaatataaaaacttgttgtccttgatcccaaacaatatgtcttggGTGTTGAGCTatagaaattccacacccctgcccttCTTGAGGTGAGGAGATTGTGATCCTTCAGTATCTCTTTAGCATTTCCAAATGTGTGTATTTGTGAACATTACTTCTTTGGACTACAACTCCCCATTGCACTATGTAGGTTTCATGCATTTCCAAGCTTCGCTAACAATAACTCATTACGAACATTATGTAGCATGGTTAGCCGAAGGCCATTGTGTTATTATTATATAATGcatttgttagaaatagggtctctagttaacagtcaatttacaccctgtccaaatagggacccttactccagtcagggtaatggggatacccagctcagatagcccctgctcaccccattggtagcttgacacgagcagtcaggcttatctcagaagcactgtgtaaagcatttgcacaaaacgcacagtgatacagtgaaaacactacaaaaggacatcacaccagtgttagaaaaatagccaatatttatctgtgtaaaacaagaccaaaactagaaAAATCCACATAGAGTAATAAAGGTATaacttttgcaagaattaacttaaaaatacaattccttgaagttgatagctctgtctagggctatcacggcgttgtgaacaaTGTATCCAACATTTCAGGCCGACGCGGggtcgcgggccagctatggtgttgggaacacctgcaaacagtaccttgaaatTGTAGGGCATTGTTATCCTCGATATGAGACCCAAAGTGCGACGTCGCTGGTGTCAGCGGTGGTTCTGGAGGTGGGTGCAgaggttgtcgggcccttgaagtcacacgagtTGCAGATTGAACACTGGACTGATAATGAAGTCAGGAGCTCTGGCgttgatggcgtcagggctgcggtgcgaagtgggatgatgcgacatgtggtgtccacaggtcacagtgcaggcagcggctcagtgacagcgTTGTGTGAAGTCAGAGAGACCAGGGCTGCAATGTGAAGCGGGGACGTGTGGAGTCTCCAAGTCCCGGTGCAGGCAGCCTTGTTGCCGAAGTGATGTCGGTGGTAGGCCCCACAGCGGCGGTACGACGCGTGGCGGGCTCTGTTCAATGCCCACGggttgcggtgcagacaggggcatctgctTACGATGCTGGAGTTGACGGCGCTGGCGACAGGGGACCAGGGCTGTGGTAGGGgaaggtgcttcgtgtacctcaggaGCGGTATCCTCAGACCACGGTGTCAGCGTAGAGTGTCGTCATCAGGGAGACCAAGGCTGTAGTGTGGGCAAGGTGATGTAGAGTGTGGGCCCACCGGGCACCATACAAGCAGAGGCTCAATGACAGCGTCAGGTGGTggggtcggtgagaccagggttgtggtgcgaagctAGGCGGTGAagtcaggtcacagtgcaagcagcggcgttGTTGTCGGCGTTGTCATATTTTTTCATCTGTTGCAACACGAAACACACAGttccccagtgctgtaggcagatgaatctgaagtctttgatatccctgagacttccagcaggaggcaagctctacttcaagcccttggagaaacttcacaagcaagatacacagcaaagaccattctttgtcccctttaaggcagaagcagcaactgcaggccaacccagcaaagcacacacagcaaagggacagtactcctcctccagctcttcaactcctCTCCTTGGAGAagttccagaaatgttctaaaagtctagggtttggggtccactacttatactcatttctgcctttgaagtaggcaaacttcaaaggaaagtctctgttgttcacaagatcctgccttgcccaggcctggccccagacacaaacaAGGAGGTTAAAGGTTGCATTGtgtggggcaggcacagccctttcaggtgcgggtgtcagctcctccctccacactttagCCCAGaataaggaaatgcaggacacaccgcagctccctttgtgtcactgtctagagcagtggtctctaaACCTTTTAATGTTGCGCCtccccaattgaaaaataaaaatcactgcccCCCCTCATAattcttcacaattattttataaagatggcaatgtttaaatatgtctagacctatttaaacattgcagttaagtactgttaccttttttaaaatgcaataacatgcttctgattAAAACAAAGCCTTGTTATCTCTATAATGCTtcctttggccagagcctggcgcccccccccccccaccctgggacCAATACAGCTCCTAAGGGGGCccgccctccagtttgaagacctctggtctagagggatttcacaaacagcccaactgtcactctgacccagatgtggtttccacaggcaggcagaggcacataatggttaagctagaaaatgcccactttctaaaagtggcattttcaaacatacaattttgctacatgtcaaacacaccagtatatgtcctaccttttaaatacactgcaccgtgcccatggggctacctagggcctaccttagaggtgactcacATGAAGTAAAAGGTATGGTTTATGCCTgccaagtgggtactcttgccaggtcgaattggcagtgcaagcctacacacaaagacactgcagtggcaggtctgagacatgtttacagggctactcctgtgggtggcactatcagtgctgcaagcccactagtagcattttatgtacaagacctgggcacacatagtgcactttacttgagacttactagtaaatcaaatatgccaattatagataaaccaatcaccaatacaatttacacagggaacacttgcactttagcactgatctgcagtggtaaaatgcgcagagacaataaaccagcaaaacagatctgaaaaagataggaggaagaaagtaaaacgtttggggataaccctgaaaaaagggcaatttccaacaggaTAGCTTCTGCTTTAACTGTTAGCCATTGAAACAAGATCGCCAATCTCCTGGTGAAATGCATGGTGCATTGTACCATTATGGTGCTGCAGTGTCGAATTATGCCTTAAGTGACTCTATTATGGTTTGCACTGCAGATTTATTTAAGACACTTGAGATTTTATTATTAGTGTTTTGAATATCACCTTGGCATCACTTCTATACTTTATCACGATAACTGTGCTGCATTGTACTTCGATTCGCCTCACACACTCCCTCCAGGAGTACTTTGGGGAACTCTGCCGTCTGTACCTAGAAAGTTGTGAGCCTTTAAGTGGGACCCTTATTTTGTAGAATCAGTATCTTGAACACTGACTGCTAGAAACCCTGAGCTTTCTCTCTCTAAGAAGGTGTGTGGTCCCTTTCATTACCTGCTCCAGAAAACCCGTCCTGAGAAAAAGTTCCATAAAAAGTGGGGATTATATTTCATGTCAGTATATTAGCAAAGCAGCTGTTATATGGTACGTTTACACATACTGTCACTTATAGCTTTAATAAATGTCTACAGTGCAGTTGGTATATTTTGTTGCAGTAGTATAGTCCTAGTTTTATACATAAATAATGAATCTAATCTGTTTCAAACAAGTGATCCACTCAATTAGCAGTAAAACTTTAATTACAGATTAACCATTTGACAAAActaattgaaaaataaatacatacattgtcACAGTTATCAACAGATCAGAATATCAAAAATGAAAGTGTGCCAGTTAACAAGATTTAAAGAGCGCATTGTTGATAATGATATGTTGTGGACATCCACAAGCTGCCATTTGAACTCTTCAGTGATGGGACTTTGTAGTAAGAACTATAAAGATCTTCCACCTTCCCTTTACATCTACTGAAGGGACCTTTGTGATCTCAAAAGCTGATGTACTATTTCATATTATATTTTCGAACTAACACAAGTAATCATTACCTATAGGACACGGAATACCTTCCCATTGAAATGCAGTGAACTTATTGATTGCCTCAGGGGGGAGGATTTCTCACAGATGTCACACATTGTGACTATTCAAGGGGGGAACCTCAGTCTGAAATTGCAACAGTTGAAAGCCAGCGTTGAAAGTATCCAAATTCCTTGCAACTATAATACTGTCTATCCTGAGGCATTTGACTGGAGTTGTGGATGGAAGAAGCTGCCCTTTTGAAGTATGGTTAATTATTTTGTATACTTAGATATTCAGTTCATATTAGCAGGTGGACCAGCAGCAACACAGAAACGAGGAACAGGCCAAGGCAGGCACTGATCCGCTGGCTGCTACTTAGGCTTTTGGCATTGCAGTTGTTGGAGAAGCAGCAATGAACACTGACGCCAGGGACCTTGGCGCCATCTTCTGCAGCCCGGTCACAGAATGACTTGAAGGAGCAAGACTTCATGACACCATCTGAAAAACAGAGTAGTCAGTGAGAAATTTTTGGTATACAATTGTTAGGTTCTTCAGAGCTATGGCATTTACAAGAGCCTAAAAGAATCGTGAAGCTTAAGGAAGCACGTCAAGCTTTTTATTTGTCCATTGTATCTTGGCTTGCTTATTGGATATTGCACCATGCACGAATCTACCAAGCAGTGTAAGTCTTTGTCTAATGTGCCTACTATGTTGTGTTTCGGTACAACGACTGCAAACAATGCTGCAACCATTTTTATGTTACCCATTTTGATTAGTGTGCTGGACTGGGACTTATTCAAAAAAGTTTAGTTTTTGCTGCTGGGGAGATATTTTCTGAACCCATAAACTTTTTCAGATAACTGGGTgaaaaaatactaaggggcatTTTAAGAGTCCCTGTCGCTACCGGAGCATGACtattagtgatgctccggtggtgctatgccctgtgacgtacttacaaggtggcgttaagcaactttttgtggcttaacgccaccttgtaaatacagccccttcacacgcagcccattgcgtggaaggggcgtgcaatgtgtgttgctgtgggtgtgccacaacaaCCCCATTGTAttctgatgctgcctcagattcttGAGATTTCGTAGACCTGAGGCAGTGCGATTATCTAATGCCACCCCGTGGGTGGCGTTAGCAagacgcaacgaggaggaatacttttattcctcattgtgttttgctttttctgtgtgtgctgcagaatgctcaaaatgccagacatgattatttatgtgcagcaaggtgccccttcctgcacataaacaatcatttaaaaatgacgctttggcacttctgtgtgtgctgcattatgcagcacacacagacgtgccaaatcagcacacataaacaatcaaacccctcaatgcagacatcctttcacgatggtgcaagaatgcctgtgttggcactaggcatctAAATTTAGCggtagcgcaggggacaacaaagggctccctgcgttgtgaaaatgacagagcgaggcgctgccaattttggcacagcgtcgcgttCCGTCGTTTTCTTttgaatatgggcctatatgtgaaCGGGAagacattctgggggtgattcttactatggcggacggcggaggccgtccgccatagtaccgccgccaaatgaccgcaccgcggtcaaaagaccgcggcggccattcagacatttcctctgggccggcgggcgctctccaagagagcgcccgccggcccagaggaaatgcccctgcaacgaggacgccggctcagaattgagccggcgtagttgcaggggtgcgacgggtgcagttgcacccgtcgcgtatttcagtgtctgcaaggcagacactgaaatactttttggggccctcttacgggggcccctgctgtgcccatgccattggcatgggcacagcaggggcccccaggggccccgcggcaccccctaccgccatcctgttcatggcggctttcccgccatgaacaggatggcggtaggggctgtcagaatcctcatggccatgaaggattcccccgagcagcggtaagtcggcgggagcccgccgacttgccgcttctgaccgcggcagaaccgccgcggtcagaatgctcgtgagagcaccgccagcctgttggcggtgctcccgtggtcggtggccctggcggccaccggccgccagggtcagaatgaccccctctgtgttgagTGCagcctgcatttttttttaaggtgacTTCCTGAAAAAACGTTTTGTAAAAAATCCCACAAATATGGCCTTTGTTGTCCCATTTTAAATCCCTTTTGCAGCCCGAACTAGACAAAGTACTAGCCCAAAATAGCCCTTTTATTCTTTTGCTAAATTTTCACTAACACAGCTCTTACTAAGCGTATTTTAAGTATACTTCTAGTTCTTAAGAGCTAAATATCCAATGTCCACATTTGTCTATAGGGTGGAGGCTGTAAGAGGCGTGGTTAATTGAGGTAAAAGCACACTAGTCTACATGAATACACTGACCATGTTAGAGTATTACAACTTCAGTGATTTTTCAAAGCCACATTCGGTGAACTTAGTGCCCAGAAAGTAACACAACATTTTTTATGTACAATTTTCTTCCCTGTTGATTTCTGATATACTAAACTGATCTTTCATGATCCTTAGTTTGCCAACAGATCAGCTTTTATTTTAGCTATATTATTTTACTTAAAACCAGCAAATAGTTAAAATAAAAGGATtactgcatgaaaaataaaattgCTCAGCTGAACCAAATATCTTTAAACATGTAATTTCCTGGACCACTTTCACAGCTTATAGAGGTAGGTAAGAGGCTGTTTAAACTGACAGCAATCCTCAAGTCACATCATACATTCTAGCTTCCCTAAATGTCAGAACTGTCCTTGTTCCCTCAGTCTCCCTTTATGTGCTAAGTTTAGTTCATGGAGCGATATTCGTACACAAGGCACGGGTGTCTCACTTTGCCATGAGAATGGTGGATTAATGACCTCATTCTTTCATGCTGTCaagtaaaaaatattaaatataagaAGTTCCTTTGTAAGGGTTTTTTATACCTGGGGATAGCCCTGGTGACCTATTTGATCCTGTTCAACATGTTTGCAGCTCCTACTCTACTGCCTCCTCTCCACCAAAGTGTTCAGAATGAGTCAGTGTCATCTCTTATTACTATTTCACAATTCAACATGATTCAGCCCATGGttttaatttcaaaatattttacaGAGAAACATGGCTGTTTGTCGTCTTAGAAGATTGCAGAGTGTGTTTTCGCCCAGTTTGTTTTCCGAAAATGAAGGAGTTAATAATTCAAATGTAGATGGCTTAATCCGCTCTACATAATGTGGCAAGTATAATTTTCCAAAGTTCAGAAACTTCGTCAAGGCTTTCAACTTCCTCAGTGTATTTGGGGGTTGTAAATTAGAATACTTATGCAGGATGTCTGCTGCCAGTTCTTTACCTTTACTGAATAATTCATATCCAAGGAAAATCACAATAAAATTAGCAATCTTAGATTTTGTTTGAAAAGTTTTTTATACCTGTGTTAGGCTAGAAGGCTTACTGTTCTGTGCATCCTATCCAGAAGTGCTGTTAAATCATATATGATGTAAATGTCATGAATGTATAATGACACCTGTAGACCTTCTTGTAAGATCTCTTAAATTAGTGCTGTAAAAAGCCTAGGGCTATTTGACTAACCATGAGGCAGTTTCTTATAGATCTACTGAAATCCCCCAAACAGGAAGGCGGTtaaatactgtgggggtcattctgacccctggcggtccatgaccgccatggcggagggcggcggaagcaccgccaacaggctggcggtgcttcctgggctattctgaccgcggcggtaaagccgcggtcagaaaaggggaaccggcggtttcccgcc encodes:
- the LOC138300190 gene encoding prostate stem cell antigen-like, translating into MVTIGCFLLFCALLGGPGEALQCFTCAGSSDEDCNRQGPQQCPSYSDACVTLRGQANGVMKSCSFKSFCDRAAEDGAKVPGVSVHCCFSNNCNAKSLSSSQRISACLGLFLVSVLLLVHLLI